The Benincasa hispida cultivar B227 chromosome 9, ASM972705v1, whole genome shotgun sequence genome has a segment encoding these proteins:
- the LOC120086183 gene encoding protein EMBRYONIC FLOWER 1 isoform X1, whose amino-acid sequence MDEEHHQKNDSSIILRTTVPFIEIDSLFIDLSSCIDKPDAGNCDHFSIRGYASQMREKDWKKCWPFDLDGDYESAETISLLPPFHVPQFRWWRCQNCRKETPAGFEKSSNVETPDAREAVANVSTNVCNLNHPPSFMSEKEKKAEGDEVDSGWILNTETPISTSVVPEVETNLMLEHNRSDPVTLNPEHRESVDNCKLLCGNEVAEVELGLRNLKVIDENLEVFDDEKQISAHNEQTEVTLLSSGVKVFDQACNVERQRDPANAYPAELDGSYATASERTEISVENDTQDHHIDKSGSLHRRKFRKVRLLTELLNEHENIKTNHIDTEESPSHGNSAKSEGLKEPSVSQCPVAAKKNVRCSSQNLKGKLPLNEDCLAAESSSSYNVDNKIQALKGDVETTNSFHASESENALVGTGLRNKKSFLNKCRNDVKSLHGKKNKKIQIEACSPLNIPPGSGDNTSDISLKHNEFSGHAMDPFLLFGSRIEPISSLSKRKSKITVIDDRQGITWTNSMPRRDSASKEVELGNNEPVVVSCPSVLDKHSGGLHLSLTSNLANARNEKKSIFGTEDGSHSLLSWQGTASVVRIKDAKAKKLKDSNVPFNYSDNFSRQVGHGGVNSKTTTSRMHFSNGKQNSNSQVNDDSWSQLQAMDNSGVHKVEKSVREHLAAQMKQSEHSVGKISEQRALDDIPMEIVELMAKNQYERCLDNTGNSKSVSKTSSKKAQIMNFSNNACGNSGSLQEKISPKWKVRNGRNNLHTAGDNVGYGKQNSDNYFSHTEGGHFNIDHLRQTIIPAEYSTFGHSQNKSSNPVKFLARSTGENACSQYRQYTGGLEDQESSHYRAQSFRVNDVHHPVSQNNVDVAHLWNEAMPNHHSYIPTTPRKIASQSTSVNASKNYPESSSKGAMNRGHNLKFSNPKVTNIEKDDGNYGLENFSGTRAKYPFHCDSNGIELPRNLRGSLDLYSNETMSAMHLLSLMDAGMQRSEMHDNPKFSRKPFPPDPKAKDISGMDVGLHKAFDTINYSSDYYGEIHPLKKSHDYYHRASVGGASISPSSGNESREIVSDLTGLQCKQKERTKCSTSTWNRVQKSQKSVLTSGQGSNEGVFPIHTLQKKSGGPSSSLVSMSGYHRLENPGQCIIERHGTKRMLEHSKVSSEFGICSINKNPAEFSIPDAGNVYMIGAEDLQFSKRISENTSDLNNMDGRKRKRNMKHAVVKQHALHYSM is encoded by the exons ATGGACGAGGAGCATCACCAGAAGAATGATTCAAGTATCATTTTGAGGACTACAGTCCCATTCATTGAGATTGACTCTTTATTTATAGATCTTTCCAGTTGTATTGATAAACCTGATGCTGGAAACTGTGATCATTTCTCCATTCG TGGATATGCATCTCAAATGCGCGAAAAAGATTGGAAAAAATGCTGGCCATTTGATTTAGATGGTGACTATGAGTCTGCAGAGACAATATCCTTGCTTCCACCTTTTCATGTTCCGCAGTTCAGGTGGTGGCGATGTCAAAATTGCAGGAAGGAGACTCCTGCAG GTTTTGAGAAATCTTCGAATGTAGAAACGCCTGATGCAAGAGAGGCAGTGGCTAATGTCTCTACGAATGTGTGCAACCTCAATCATCCTCCATCTTTCATGagtgagaaagaaaagaaagctgAAG GAGATGAGGTTGACTCTGGATGGATCTTGAATACAGAAACTCCCATATCGACTAGTGTAGTGCCAGAAGTAGAGACAAATCTAATGTTAGAACATAACAGAAGTGATCCAG TAACTCTTAATCCagagcatagggaatctgttgACAACTGCAAGCTACTCTGTGGGAATGAAGTTGCTGAGGTTGAGCTTGGTCTTCGAAACCTCAAAGTGAttgatgaaaatcttgaagtcTTTGATGATGAGAAACAAATTTCTGCACACAATGAACAAACTGAGGTAACTCTTTTGTCATCAGGAGTCAAGGTGTTTGATCAGGCATGTAATGTCGAGAGACAGAGGGATCCTGCAAATGCGTATCCAGCAGAACTTGATGGAAGTTATGCCACAGCATCTGAGCGTACTGAAATTTCAGTAGAAAATGATACGCAAGACCATCATATAGATAAGTCAGGCAGTTTGCACCGCCGAAAGTTCCGGAAGGTGCGCCTACTGACTGAGTTGCTGAATGaacatgaaaatataaaaactaatcaCATCGATACAGAAGAGTCCCCATCCCATGGGAATTCAGCAAAATCTGAAGGGTTAAAAGAGCCTTCTGTTTCCCAATGTCCAGTGGCTGCCAAAAAGAATGTCAGGTGTTCGAGTCAGAATTTAAAAGGTAAACTGCCTCTGAATGAAGATTGCCTTGCTGCAGAGAGTTCCTCTTCATACAACGTGGATAACAAGATTCAGGCATTGAAGGGAGATGTGGAAACAACAAATTCTTTTCATGCTAGTGAATCTGAAAATGCATTAGTCGGAACCGGTTTACGAAATAAGAAAAGTTTCTTGAACAAGTGTAGGAATGATGTGAAATCTCTTCATGgtaagaagaacaaaaagatcCAAATCGAAGCATGCTCTCCTCTTAATATTCCACCAGGAAGTGGTGACAATACGTCTGACATTTCCCTTAAACACAACGAGTTTTCTGGCCATGCAATGGATCCATTTCTTTTATTTGGTTCAAGAATTGAGCCAATTTCTAGTTTGTCTAAGAGGAAAAGCAAGATCACTGTAATTGATGACAGGCAGGGAATTACCTGGACCAATAGCATGCCAAGAAGAGATTCAGCCTCAAAAGAAGTGGAACTCGGGAACAATGAGCCCGTGGTTGTTTCTTGTCCATCAGTGCTGGATAAACATAGTGGAGGTTTGCATCTTTCCCTCACTAGCAATTTAGCCAATgcaagaaatgaaaaaaaatccatttttggGACTGAGGATGGCTCGCATTCGTTGTTATCTTGGCAAGGAACAGCAAGTGTAGTTAGGATCAAAGATGCCAAAGCCAAGAAACTTAAAGACTCAAATGTTCCTTTTAATTATTCAGATAATTTTTCTCGGCAAGTAGGACATGGTGGAGTCAATAGTAAGACAACCACTAGCAGAATGCATTTCTCAAATgggaaacaaaattcaaattctcaAGTTAATGATGATAGCTGGTCTCAGTTGCAGGCAATG GATAATTCCGGGGTACACAAAGTTGAAAAGAGTGTTCGGGAGCACTTGGCAGCTCAGATGAAACAGAGTGAGCATTCGGTTGGTAAGATATCTGAGCAAAGAGCTTTAGATGACATTCCAATGGAAATTGTTGAGCTCATGGCTAAAAATCAGTATGAAAGGTGCCTTGATAATACTGGAAATAGTAAATCCGTATCAAAGACAAGTTCAAAGAAAGCTCAGATTATGAATTTCAGTAATAATGCATGTGGCAATAGTGGCTCGTTGCAGGAGAAAATTAGTCCCAAGTGGAAGGTTAGGAATGGGAGAAATAACTTGCACACGGCAGGAGATAATGTGGGATACGGCAAACAAAATTCAGATAATTACTTTTCTCACACTGAGGGAGGACATTTTAACATAGATCACCTACGTCAGACTATTATCCCTGCAGAATATTCTACATTTGGACATTCTCAAAATAAGTCATCAAATCCCGTCAAATTTTTGGCAAGAAGTACTGGTGAGAATGCATGTTCTCAATATCGCCAATATACTGGTGGTCTGGAAGATCAGGAGTCCTCTCATTACAGGGCGCAATCTTTCAGGGTAAATGACGTTCACCATCCTGTTTCACAAAACAATGTAGACGTAGCTCATCTATGGAACGAAGCCATGCCAAATCATCATTCATATATACCTACCACTCCTAGAAAGATTGCATCTCAGTCAACTAGTGTGAATGCTAGTAAAAACTATCCTGAATCAAGTAGCAAAGGGGCTATGAATCGAGGGCATAATCTTAAATTTTCTAATCCAAAAGTTACCAATATTGAAAAAGATGATGGTAATTATGGTTTGGAAAATTTCAGCGGGACCCGTGCTAAGTACCCATTTCATTGCGATTCTAATGGCATTGAGCTTCCTCGAAACCTGAGGGGGTCGTTGGATTTGTATTCTAATGAAACCATGTCAGCAATGCATTTACTCAGCCTTATGGATGCAGGAATGCAGCGCAGTGAAATGCATGACAACCCAAAATTTTCCAGGAAACCTTTTCCCCCCGATCCCAAAGCTAAGGATATTTCTGGGATGGATGTTGGTTTGCACAAGGCATTTGATACCATCAATTATTCATCTGATTATTATGGTGAAATCCACCCCTTAAAGAAGTCTCACGATTATTACCATCGTGCTTCAGTGGGCGGTGCATCAATTTCTCCTTCCTCGGGAAATGAAAGTCGTGAAATAGTTTCTGATTTAACAGGATTACAATGTAAACAGAAAGAGAGAACCAAGTGCTCCACTTCAACATGGAACAGAGTTCAAAAATCACAGAAGAGTGTACTTACAAGTGGTCAAGGCTCCAATGAAGGAGTTTTTCCCATTCATACCTTGCAAAAGAAATCTGGTGGTCCTTCTAGTTCTTTGGTGTCTATGAGTGGATATCATAGACTAGAAAATCCTGGACAATGTATAATAGAGCGCCATGGTACTAAAAGAATGTTGGAGCATTCGAAAGTCAGTTCTGAGTTTGGAATCTGCAGCATTAATAAAAATCCTGCTGAATTTAGCATACCAGATGCGGGAAATGTATACATGATAGGGGCTGAAGATTTACAGTTTTCAAAAAGGATTTCTGAAAATACATCTGATTTGAATAACATGGATGGGCGCAAACGCAaaaggaatatgaagcatgctgTTGTAAAACAACATGCATTACATTATAGCATGTGA